The Quercus robur chromosome 7, dhQueRobu3.1, whole genome shotgun sequence genome has a segment encoding these proteins:
- the LOC126693050 gene encoding putative H/ACA ribonucleoprotein complex subunit 1-like protein 1, translating into MRPPRGGGRGRGGGGFRGGRDGGRGGGFRGGRFGGRGGGGGFRDEGPPSEVVEVSSFVHACEGDAVTKLTNEKIPFFNAPIYLHNKTQIGKVDEIFGPINESLFSIKMMEGIVATSYAAGDKFYIDPAKLLPLSRFLTQPKGQAQAGGRGGRGGRGGGRGGGGRGGGFRGRGGPRGGRGPPRGGGRAGGFRGRGRF; encoded by the exons ATGAGACCACCGAGAGGCGGGGGCCGTGGGCGCGGCGGCGGTGGTTTTAGAGGTGGTCGAGACGGAGGTCGCGGCGGCGGTTTTAGAGGTGGCCGTTTTGGTGGTCGTGGTGGAGGCGGTGGCTTTCGTGACGAGGGCCCACCTTCCGAAGTCGTAG AGGTCTCTTCATTTGTTCATGCATGTGAGGGTGATGCAGTGACAAAGCTCACAAATGAGAAGATACCCTTTTTCAATGCTCCAATATATCTGCACAACAAGACCCAGATTGGCAAAGTTGATGAAATCTTTGGCCCCATCAATGAATCT TTATTTTCAATTAAGATGATGGAAGGCATTGTGGCAACTTCATATGCTGCCGGGGATAAATTCTACATTGACCCTGCTAAGCTTTTGCCTCTTTCAAGATTTCTCACACAGCCTAA GGGACAGGCACAAGCTGGTGGTAGAGGCGGTCGTGGAGGCAGAGGTGGTGGTAGAGGAGGTGGTGGTCGTGGAGGAGGTTTCCGTGGAAGGGGTGGTCCAAGGGGTGGCAGAGGTCCTCCTCGAGGTGGTGGCCGTGCTGGTGGCTTCAGGGGCAGAGGAAGATTTTAG
- the LOC126693051 gene encoding glutamate dehydrogenase 1 isoform X1, with protein MNALVATNRNFKLAARLLGLDSKLEKSLLIPFREIKVECTIPKDDGTLASFVGFRVQHDNARGPMKGGIRYHPEVDPDEVNALAQLMTWKTAVANIPYGGAKGGIGCDPGELSISELERLTRVFTQKIHDLIGIHTDVPAPDMGTGPQTMAWILDEYSKFHGYSPAVVTGKPTDLGGSLGRDAATGRGVLFATEALLNEHGKSISGQRFVIQGFGNVGSWAAQLISENGGKIVAVSDITGAIKNSKGLNIPSLLNHAKENRGVKGFKGADPIDPNTILIEDCDILIPAALGGVINRDNANEIKAKFIIEAANHPTDPEADEILSKKGVVILPDIYANSGGVTVSYFEWVQNIQGFMWDEEKVNNELKIYMTRGFRDVKEMCKTHNCDLRMGAFTLGVNRVARATVLRGWGA; from the exons ATGAATGCATTAGTTGCAACCAACAGAAACTTTAAGCTGGCAGCTCGGCTTTTGGGTTTGGACTCCAAGCTTGAAAAAAGCTTACTAATTCCTTTTAGAGAAATCAAG GTTGAGTGTACCATACCCAAAGACGATGGCACTCTGGCATCTTTTGTTGGGTTCAGGGTTCAGCATGATAATGCTAGAGGCCCCATGAAGGGAGGCATCAGATACCACCCAGAG GTTGACCCTGATGAAGTAAATGCTTTAGCACAATTGATGACTTGGAAGACAGCAGTAGCTAACATCCCATATGGCGGGGCAAAAGGGGGAATAGGATGTGATCCAGGGGAATTAAGCATCTCTGAGCTAGAAAGACTTACTAGAGTTTTCACCCAAAAGATACATGATCTTATTGGAATTCACACGGATGTTCCAGCACCTGATATGGGAACAGGTCCACAG ACTATGGCATGGATACTAGATGAGTACTCAAAATTTCATGGCTACTCACCAGCAGTAGTGACAGGAAAACCTACt GACCTTGGTGGATCTCTAGGCAGAGATGCAGCTACTGGACGAGGGGTGCTCTTTGCAACAGAGGCACTTCTCAATGAGCATGGGAAGAGCATCTCTGGACAACGATTTGTCATACAG GGTTTTGGAAATGTGGGATCTTGGGCTGCCCAACTGATTAGTGAGAATGGTGGGAAAATTGTTGCTGTAAGTGACATCACTGGAGCCATAAAGAACAGCAAAGGACTTAATATCCCAAGCCTACTCAACCATGCCAAAGAAAACCGAGGAGTCAAAGGTTTCAAGGGTGCTGATCCAATTGATCCCAATACAATATTGATTGAAGACTGTGACATTCTCATTCCAGCTGCTCTTGGAGGTGTTATCAACAG GGACAATGCAAATGAAATTAAAGCCAAATTTATTATTGAAGCAGCTAACCATCCAACTGACCCAGAGGCTGATGAG ATATTGTCAAAGAAAGGCGTTGTTATCCTTCCAGACATATATGCAAACTCAGGAGGTGTTACTGTTAGTTACTTTGAGTGGGTTCag AACATCCAAGGATTCATGTGGGACGAGGAGAAAGTGAACAATGAGCTGAAAATTTACATGACAAGAGGTTTCAGAGATGTGAAGGAGATGTGCAAGACCCACAACTGTGATCTTCGTATGGGAGCTTTTACCCTCGGAGTTAATCGGGTTGCAAGGGCTACTGTTCTTAGGGGTTGGGGAGCCTGA
- the LOC126693051 gene encoding glutamate dehydrogenase 1 isoform X2: MNALVATNRNFKLAARLLGLDSKLEKSLLIPFREIKVECTIPKDDGTLASFVGFRVQHDNARGPMKGGIRYHPEVDPDEVNALAQLMTWKTAVANIPYGGAKGGIGCDPGELSISELERLTRVFTQKIHDLIGIHTDVPAPDMGTGPQTMAWILDEYSKFHGYSPAVVTGKPTDLGGSLGRDAATGRGVLFATEALLNEHGKSISGQRFVIQGFGNVGSWAAQLISENGGKIVAVSDITGAIKNSKGLNIPSLLNHAKENRGVKGFKGADPIDPNTILIEDCDILIPAALGGVINRTSKDSCGTRRK, translated from the exons ATGAATGCATTAGTTGCAACCAACAGAAACTTTAAGCTGGCAGCTCGGCTTTTGGGTTTGGACTCCAAGCTTGAAAAAAGCTTACTAATTCCTTTTAGAGAAATCAAG GTTGAGTGTACCATACCCAAAGACGATGGCACTCTGGCATCTTTTGTTGGGTTCAGGGTTCAGCATGATAATGCTAGAGGCCCCATGAAGGGAGGCATCAGATACCACCCAGAG GTTGACCCTGATGAAGTAAATGCTTTAGCACAATTGATGACTTGGAAGACAGCAGTAGCTAACATCCCATATGGCGGGGCAAAAGGGGGAATAGGATGTGATCCAGGGGAATTAAGCATCTCTGAGCTAGAAAGACTTACTAGAGTTTTCACCCAAAAGATACATGATCTTATTGGAATTCACACGGATGTTCCAGCACCTGATATGGGAACAGGTCCACAG ACTATGGCATGGATACTAGATGAGTACTCAAAATTTCATGGCTACTCACCAGCAGTAGTGACAGGAAAACCTACt GACCTTGGTGGATCTCTAGGCAGAGATGCAGCTACTGGACGAGGGGTGCTCTTTGCAACAGAGGCACTTCTCAATGAGCATGGGAAGAGCATCTCTGGACAACGATTTGTCATACAG GGTTTTGGAAATGTGGGATCTTGGGCTGCCCAACTGATTAGTGAGAATGGTGGGAAAATTGTTGCTGTAAGTGACATCACTGGAGCCATAAAGAACAGCAAAGGACTTAATATCCCAAGCCTACTCAACCATGCCAAAGAAAACCGAGGAGTCAAAGGTTTCAAGGGTGCTGATCCAATTGATCCCAATACAATATTGATTGAAGACTGTGACATTCTCATTCCAGCTGCTCTTGGAGGTGTTATCAACAG AACATCCAAGGATTCATGTGGGACGAGGAGAAAGTGA